In the Acropora muricata isolate sample 2 chromosome 10, ASM3666990v1, whole genome shotgun sequence genome, one interval contains:
- the LOC136887725 gene encoding uncharacterized protein, producing MSFKRKRSVISIKDKNEDADDIVFQMIYRSYPSNLPNVRKRGSFEIQIDDDEVIALETTALETVPKEGESHAQSIADCVIEWSRENRVHLNSDKCRELRISFSKRPGFVDLIVIEGKELEVVGSVKLLGLNIASDSNWNSHILEVIKKVSRRLYFLVQLKRARVPLQDLVLFYTSCVRSVTEYAIPAFCNALPLYLKNELLRIEKRSIFIITACDCAVAHDLGIRPTLEHYEFLCQKLFKCILDNPSHKLKVLLPPIHKPSYNFKTKRHFNMPRLRTSRTMNTFTFAMARKFNG from the exons atgtctttcAAGCGCAAGCGATCTGTtatttccataaaagataaaaatgaagatgcagacgatattgtattccaaatgattt ATCGGAGTTACCCGAGCAATCTTCCAAATGTCCGGAAACGTGGCAGTTTCGAAATTCAGATTGATGATGATG AAGTTATTGCACTAGAGACAACAGCCTTGGAGACGGTCCCAAAAGAGGGTGAAAGCCACGCCCAAAGTATAGCAGATTGTGTTATTGAGTGGTCGCGAGAGAATAGAGTTCACTTGAATTCTGATAAGTGCAGAGAGCTTCGAATCTCATTTTCTAAAAGGCCCGGGTTTGTTGATCTCATAGTAATTGAAGGCAAAGAGCTGGAGGTAGTTGGTAGTGTAAAGCTCCTGGGCCTCAATATAGCTAGTGACTCGAACTGGAACAGTCATATATTAGAAGTAATCAAAAAGGTCAGTCGGAGGTTGTATTTTTTAGTACAACTAAAGAGAGCAAGGGTTCCCTTACAAGACCTAGTGCTCTTCTACACATCATGTGTAAGATCTGTAACGGAGTATGCAATACCTGCCTTCTGTAATGCGCTTCCGCTATATTTGAAGAATGAGCTTTTACGCATTGAGAAACGGTCAATTTTCATTATAACTGCGTGCGATTGCGCGGTTGCTCATGATTTAGGAATACGACCTACTTTAGAGCATTATGAATTTCTATGTCAGAAGCTTTTTAAATGTATCTTAGACAACCCTAGCCATAAGTTAAAGGTGCTTCTTCCACCAATACACAAACCCAGCTACAATTTCAAAACTAAGCGCCATTTTAATATGCCACGCCTTCGCACTTCCAGAACGATGAACACTTTTACATTTGCTATGGCAAGAAAGTTTAATGGCTAG